A window of Ooceraea biroi isolate clonal line C1 chromosome 9, Obir_v5.4, whole genome shotgun sequence genomic DNA:
ATACATTCAACAAACTGAACGAATGTACTTAAcggatatattaaaatatataattttaatatataacgcataataattattataataacttaatatatAAACTTACATTGTGACGCTATCAAGTATTTTACTTGACTATAAGTTGCCAATTGTGAAACGTTGACGACGACAGCCCTTCCTATCGTGGCCATACTTCCTCTCCAGAGGGTGAACAACCCCTCTTCCTTAACGATTCTGATAAACGCGTCAAACACGTTCTTGTAATTTCGCCGTTGATCTAAGAATCAATGCCATTAGCTGATgcatgtaaaaagaaattgtcTTGGTTTTAATATTGTTCAAGATCAATATGGCAGTTGTTCcagaattttaatatcgttaCCTACTGGTAATCTGCCGTCTGTTGTCATTCTTACGAGAGCGACGTCGGCTGGTGTTCCAACAAAGGCTCCGGTGGCACCAGCAGTTCCAGCCATTAGTGCTAAGGTAACGAAATTAGGAGGACCTACGTGTCTTTGTCTATAAGCATATAAACTCAGGCACAATTATTGTCTCTTCTGGAACACTGCCGGACGATAGCTTTAGCCACTTTATTTTTGTACTGTTTAACTGATCTATTTCTAAgtgattttttattgttttaaagaaatatatatgtatattattggaataaatattattaatcatctctaaaatattttatttagcttGATTTACCGCCAATAATCTTGCAGTTGATTGTAAATTCCGAGTCGTACAGTTGTATACGTGGCCTGCCTCACGAGACCGGCTGTCAAACCAGTGTAAAACGTAGCAATGCTCTCTTTGCTGTATATATTGCCAATCATGTCCATAATCGAGGCTTTCCCTTTGTGCATTTGTATTCTATTCTTGATTACATCCATCGGGTGAACCACACAAGTTGCCGCCATTCTAAGATACAAAAAGTGAGAATTGTAAGAACGtatgtattttaattcatAGCCATTATATTAAGTTACCCGGAAAGTCCGCCTAGTAAGAAATTGATCATTGGCGGTATgggtttcttcttcttctcctttgGCGGTTCATCTTTCTTCGACATTTTCGATATCCTGTTGTGTCGAGAAAATaagtgtttataaaaaaaatgcgcGTTGAACAAACAAGATACTTTATTCTTATTCTTTAATTGTCATACTTCAATATACTTTTAAAACATCTCAAACAAATTACCACAATAAACACACGTATAAATATACGTATTAAAatctgtatataaaatgtaaaactttGTAAAACTTAACCAATAGCACGCATCAAGATACGATGCTTTGCTTTAAACATATGGCATTAGGATATCGATTCTTAAATCGATTATAATTTGCAACAGACATAGACAGATTGCATCGATTAAGTGTGagatttattactttatttatatatatttatttgtatgaaGAAATGAGCTTAAATCCAACATGGTCTCTTTGATACTTcaagattaatttattatttaccacTTCAAGAATTTGATACATCGTTATTTacataagaaattattttatattaaatgttgtATATCTCTCACTGAAATAATGTCACAACAGATAAAATCTCCATTAATTTATGTgctacattaattaaatgtatgtaATGCGATACAGGCCGTGTCTTCGAGAAACCTGTTCCCAACAACTTATTTAGCCGTCCCGAGAAAGGAAGATTTTGACGTATAACGAGTGTCCGCCGCAATAAACAACCGTGAGAGTACTTAAACTTTCGCAAGTTGCTTAATTTCAACACGGACAATTTCGTTTGTGCCGATCTCTACGTAAATCGCTCAGCAATTGAAATGTACAGATGCTGCTTGATGGTGCAACGTGAAAACGATTCGAACATCGTCTCGAATAAATGACATAATGACGGCACGATGTATATGAACCGCGTGATAATTGCAAGACGCATGAATTACAAATGAGCGCCGTTTACTATAAACAGCGGTTActgcaaataatatatttgatcAGGCGGAACAGGTTTTGTGCAAATGCGACGCATTCCGTGTTTTCTCTTCGGTCGTTCCGCTTTGACAGGCtcttccattttttttctcggtATTAACCCCATTTCCTTTTTACATTCCTATGGTCGAAAACGTCGATTGTAGAGTTTTCTTGCAAAACGATATTGATTTCAAACTCTCAAACTCTGCGAGTGCTTAGACTTACTTCTACAGCTTTAATAATCGGATAAAGCGGTCTCACTCCCCTTGATTCCTCCAAAATCTCGTCACCATAAAGCATAATCCTCCGATTAGCTTTCTCCGTCACAGCTTTCATATTCGTGGCTTCTGCTTCGAGCACTTCCTCGCGTTTTTTCTCAATTTGCTGTCCCTCctaatagcaataataatgtaaaatacaataaattatagaatattacaaaataaaagtgATGATGTTCAGTCCTagctattattttttaagttttatcaaAGTTAATGGAACCTATGCTCACAATGTCTCTCTGCAATTCATTTCGATACTCCTGTTTTTGCTGCCATTGTCGCTTGCGTTCTTCCAAATTGGTTTGTTTATCATATTCATTCCGTTTAAATCTTTGCATCATCTCCCAAGCTTTCCAATCTTTCTCCTCTTGTTTCCGTTTTGCCTTTACAGCCGCATCTTGAAGCTTATATTCCGCCATGAGATTGCGCATTGTTTTTTTCCATTCTTTTTGTGCTTTCTGTTTTTCTGCCTCGATCACTTTTTCCTTCACAGCTTTCTCCAAAATTTCTTTGTCTTCGTCAGACTCACGAGTCTGCTTAATTGCACTATATTGCTCCactgaaaaagataattagCTAATGGCCATTAGGATTCATTTTAAAGCtagataaaagatatatatatacaggaaACATTGACAGACCTATAATCTGCGTTTCAcgtgctttctctttcttttccttcaaCGTAATTGACGCGTGGATTTTttgtattcgatctttagccTTCCGATAAATCTCTAACGCTCGATCCTCAAACTCCTCATCGCGCTTCAATTCCAATTCAAATCGCTTCTTCTCTTCTATCGCTtccttgaaaaattgttgcagcttcttcttcttgttcaaTATCTGTAAAAGAGGAGTGTacgttaaaattgttttggCTAAAGTGTATTTAACATATGTCAATACATACGTCTTgcatctctctttccttcgcGATTTGCACATTTTGCGTCATGTTTTTTTGCTCCTGTTTCTCGGCCTCCATCTCCTCCGCcgcttttaatttattattctgcTCGTTTTCTTCAAttctaatttataattcaTACAAAAGCTATCAACGATTACGCACGTATGATGTAAACCATACttctattttcttataattataatataaataaaatatttatatatccatTTCCTATAAGCTTACACGTGTAATTGTATTCTCACAATTTCATATCaatattctaattaaaattaacgtttACTGTTTCTTCAAATCCATTCGGTAATTCCTCGTTTTCTTCGCTCGCTTCTCCGTTTCCTGTTTCTTTTGCTCTTCGTGCATTGCGACTTCTATCTTGATCGAATTAGCGTATTCTATATCCTGGTTCTTATCCATCGTTTTAATAGTCTTCTGAAATGCCACTTGAGCATCTAATTCCCTGAGACACTGATGAGATCGAGAAAGATTATTTTGAGTTTAATTAACAGATTAGACTTGCTTGAcgtgaatatttcttttttgtaaaaaaaactaCCTCGGAGGCGAGAAGAGCACGATTAAACCGCCGACATAAGGGCTTTTTCTGCAGAATCAATTTCCTTGCTTGTTGCACTATTTCCGCGCGCTCCGCAGCCTTTTTCTCCGCCAGGTCTTTTACGAACGTCTCCGTTTCTTCCTcggctttcttcttttttgacAATAATTCTTCCCTTCGTCTTGCTTTGATAttctgatattaaataaatttcgttttttctatTATCAGTTGgataaaacaaataaagaaaagctTTATAAAGGTTtgcttaaaaaatgttttcctattttttggaaattgaataattcgtgcagaataaatatttcaagaatttacTGAATTTCCGAATTTTATATAGCCCCGTACTTTGtgaagtatatattttatatatattataatgaacatttttatgtaaaatatctattactttttctatattttgtaataagttGCATTGACCAAACGTACTTCTATCGTATCACTCCACGTTTTAGTTTTTTCATAAGTCGCTTTTTTCAATGCTGTTATTTTCGCCACTTCCTTCTCTTGTTGTGCCGCTATTCTATCCTCCTCGGTGGTATAATCCACAAAACGCTGGAAAGCGCTCTTTGGCGCTATTAACGCCCGGGTTCTTTTGGACGGCTATGGAaggatttaaattttcaacataatTACGAATAATGAATATAGATTTCAATTTTGAAACGATATGAAAGCACTCACTTTAGTATTATCGAGTGTTTGGCCACATTTCAAGAGATAGGTCGTACGCATTTCGGAATGATGTGCTCTTCTCCGTACCATCTTAGAGCGGAAGAATTATACAATAGTAGAGACGAAAAGGAAGCAAAGTTCTTGAACGCGAATAACTCGAATCTTGCTACAGAGCTGCAACTTATCGAATGCTCAGAGTCACAGCACAAGCGGTTGACATAGAAACCAAATAAGAACGATCAATGTTCCGCATGACTTAATAAAAGAACCAAGAGCAGAAAGTCCTTTTATTATACGTTCCATGTaagataatacaataatttgttaatattgtaataatgcaTCAaacaatgatatatttaacTCAGAGATATAATTACGTCTAGTTTGTACTTTCCACAGTGTCTATTGTACTACAATTTTTGTCATTTATCACACGAGTGAAGTTTTACCCCTCGATCATCTCGACAAATTCATACATCATCGTTCATAGCACTGTAGTTATCAACGTCGCACGTAAAGTGAGTAGTTTCAAGAATATGCCGCAAGATGGCCGCGGAGCGCGGAGTGCACCCGTGGTGACAGCACGTGTTACAGCTGAGTGGCGGTTCGTGTGTTGGAAAAGTGAGTATATCAATGCGTTCGATTATTTTTCGCCTTTTCCAAGGCACCTCCTCGTGCGCCTGACATAGCCGACATTCCCAGAAACGCCCTGGGAACATTGGGACGCCCGTACGTCGATAAATTGTGATCAAACACGATACAGTTTACGCAACGCCGCGCGTGGTCGCCAATGTTTTCTCGTAACGATCCCTCGTGATCGGCGCTCAATTTTGAGTGCCGCATCCTGCGACGATCAATGTCGACGGTCGTCGTGCATCTCACGAGGCGAATCTCGACGTCGGACCGCGTAAGTGCATGGCTTCGTGGGACTAACAGCGATCGAGTAACGCGCATCGATTCGATCCTGGTGACGCTAACCTAAATCTCGCGCCATCGGCGATTCGATCGGAGTGTTGACGAAGTAGTTGGAAAACAGGACGAGATCAACTTTCGGGAAATCCGTTCCGATTGACACACACGTAACTGCAAACTGtgctcgaataataataatcgcggaGGGTTATCGTCCAAGTCGCGCAATCGGCGTACGCTCTGAACATAGCTGTTTGTCGTTCGACGTTTGTCGTGATCGACAGTCTAGTGACGTTAAATGGTCGATtgttgccgcttagagtagcCAACGAGTTTTTGCATCGCATGTTTCGGCGGAGCGTTACAGTGATGATCTCGTGTGATTatttcgcgcggcgcgacCGGTTCATTTTACTTCCGCGCGGCGCGACTTTCGGGATCGCGCGCAAATTTCGGCGCGTGCGGTTCATGCAATGGCGCGCACGTTCGGAGGTCATTGCGCCCGGCGAGGGGACCACGTTGCGGATCATCGACGGCAAAGGTATCATACCGGATATCTGCGTTGGAATTGCGCCGAAACCTATCGCGTATCGTATCTCGCATCGCGATATTCGCGATCAATGGGATAACTCTTCGGTCTCTTTTCATGAGCAACTTGCTTCCTGGAACTCGTAAATGCGAGCCCGAAAATTCGAAGCAGAGAAGGTGTAATTGTAGGTTACAATTGCAGATCGAgtcacgtaatcgcgattTTAAATTTCCGTTCGTTCGTGAACGACTGTTAGTCAAAATGGCCGCGTGATTCATGTCGTACGAGAATTTCGTGTTCCGTAGTCAGGTGAGAATATATCGATACTTCGATCTTCGGATTGCAAAACCTCGTATCTCGTTTGAATAATAGCATTCGTTTGTGAACTATGTTGAACCACAATATTCGGGATATAGGTATGGAGCTTACATCATTATTTGTAATTCATGTTTGTAGTCTGTAAAATGCTGCACTTGAATATTCGTATTTGCGAACCACTAATCATCATATTTTCTTACGAGAGAAATACATGGATATTTTAACGATAGTTTAATGCAaatgtaagaaataaatttattcttttggaTGTTTTCGATATTTGTATGCCATTATTGACGCGACGATGCGAAGGAAAATGCGTAATTCGCGAATTAACTGTCGTAACGCGTCTCGCGTGAGTACTTACAAAGTTTATCTCATGATTTTTCATGATCGTGGTATTTCGTTTTCTTTGTATTCAAATCCTGACGCTATCAATAAACCTACACGTAAACGTTGCGAGCTGTGATTAATAAGACACGCCACAAAAGAATAAACTGTATTTTTGTTCGATTAACCCTTTCGCaccggaaaattatttttatcacgatATTTACTGTCGCTACACAAAATGCAGCCGAAACGAGGTAAACGCGAAAATGAGAGTTTTTGAAATGCATATCCGAGCGTGTCAAGGTGAAATGGCGCACGTGACGCTGAACTTTCGGCGCCTTTTTgcgattatacatatatcgagaagtaaaattaaattaaagaataatataccatagaaaacaatttttacttcTATTAACAAATCCGCGTAAATGCATCGTGATTGATTAAAAAGAACAGAttcaaatgtttataaaagtttCAGCATTTTACTAATGTAACGTATGTCCCTCAGGTGGGTGGGAGTGTATCAGCAGGAAAGGAATGAGTTACAAGGTCTTCTGGGAGAGACATTAGAGTGAGTACATTcagaaatattcaattaattaattaattttcatttctttgttAATGGTATCGGTTCTCTGTGATATTTGTGTTTAAAATGCTAAATGTTTCCGAAAACGCAGTCGAATGAATGGTCATTTCTGTCATGTGttgagatttatttattcgattgcCGAGTCGGCTAAAGATTTTGACATTTCTAAATACGAGACGTGTGTAGGAAATTTTTGAAACTTTCGTGTGCAATCATGTTTCATACGCAAAATGTTGTTTACATGTTATGTCTACGaatattgcaaattaatatattttgcatatttaaatcATTCACATTAGCGTGATATGAATCGACTTGAATATTATGTTTATTCTTGATGCGTGAATATTCATAAGAATATATCAATATGTATGACGCATAGGTAaggaaaaaacaattttatattacttatacATTGAAATCAATCTTAAATCTATGTTGTATCGGGTGGGATGCATAAAATCACGTGAACACATTGCTCTGATGATACGAaacatgtttattaaaaatctagtATCATTCTCTACATCTACTACAGTAAATATCACAGGTACACGTTTCTCTATCACAAGATCTGCTCCGCTCGgtcatttttacatacatttgcGTCGCGCCTTTCTCTCATTAGAGATCAACCGTTGTCATCATCTTTTTGACCGGTAGAGAGACTCATATACAAAACAACGTCTTATATATCGGCgagacaataaaaagaaaacatccTCGATAAAAgtatatga
This region includes:
- the LOC105277339 gene encoding coiled-coil domain-containing protein 173, with amino-acid sequence MVRRRAHHSEMRTTYLLKCGQTLDNTKPSKRTRALIAPKSAFQRFVDYTTEEDRIAAQQEKEVAKITALKKATYEKTKTWSDTIENIKARRREELLSKKKKAEEETETFVKDLAEKKAAERAEIVQQARKLILQKKPLCRRFNRALLASECLRELDAQVAFQKTIKTMDKNQDIEYANSIKIEVAMHEEQKKQETEKRAKKTRNYRMDLKKQIEENEQNNKLKAAEEMEAEKQEQKNMTQNVQIAKEREMQDILNKKKKLQQFFKEAIEEKKRFELELKRDEEFEDRALEIYRKAKDRIQKIHASITLKEKKEKARETQIIVEQYSAIKQTRESDEDKEILEKAVKEKVIEAEKQKAQKEWKKTMRNLMAEYKLQDAAVKAKRKQEEKDWKAWEMMQRFKRNEYDKQTNLEERKRQWQQKQEYRNELQRDIEGQQIEKKREEVLEAEATNMKAVTEKANRRIMLYGDEILEESRGVRPLYPIIKAVEECKKEMGLIPRKKMEEPVKAERPKRKHGMRRICTKPVPPDQIYYLQ